AGCAGAAGGGCACTGCTACAGACAGGGGACACGTTGCAGCAGTGACAGTTGTACCGTGTCCTGCAGCTCTTTATCTTGAGGACAAGTTTCTGATTGCCGTGATCTGGAGGGTATTGGGAGCAACCTTCACGGCTCAAATAGTCCTTGGCTCCCAGCAGGAATATTTAGAGGGTGTAGTTCCTTGTAGCCACAAAGCACTTCATGATATTTAACTGATTCACCCTTGCAGGTCGACAGGAAGCATTGTCTCCATTTTGCAAATGGGAGAACAAAAAAGCTTGAGAGATGGGCCCCTGCGGGCCCAGGTTCGTGCTGAATATTTGAACTTTGTTCCTGGCTCTGGGTCTTCATGGACTTCAACATGGGAATTGTCTGGGAGAGACTGAGTAGGAGTCCTGAGGGCTCCAGAAAGGGCTGTAGGCAGAAAAAGGCTGCTCTCCTGGATTTGCTCAGGCAAATTAGTTGCAACAGCATCTGTGTCCCCAGGCTGGGTCTCAGTGTGATGTGTGCTGCTCAGGCTCTGGGAGCGGTCCCTGCCAAGCAGGGGAATGGAGAGCAGTATGGCAAAGTGTCTAAGAACGCCCAGGGAGTCGTGGACTCTCTGTCTGCTCCTGTGCCCTTGGCTGCAACTGCCCCTCTCCTGAGGGCTGGGCAGCGAGAGACAGGTGGAAGCAGGGTGATTTGTTTGTCTCTGTTACATGCCAGGATCCCAAATATTTTCCTAGCCATTTTAGAGAGGTTGCAGGTCTTTGAGCGGTGGCACTGACAAAAGCTTGGGTGTGCTGCTGTAACGTGCGCAGTTGTAAATGAGCTGACCTGCATATTCTGTTTCCTAATCCTGAGTGATACTGTCAGCTCAGAGAGCTGAGCCTGGCTAATGACTGAAATCCACTGTGCTTTTCTTAGCAAGGATGTGTGGTGATCTGAGATAGTTGTTAAGTGCTACATCCTGAGATTCAGAACTGCACGTGCCCCATGGGTCCAGCATGTTTTAGACAGATAAACGGGGTTTGAGATGATCAGGGAGTTACTATGAAAAGAACTGATGTCAGGTACATAGTAACCTGCAGTTAACTAGGAGGGAGATTAAATTAATGGGGTTTTCCCTCTGATAAAGATAATGAAGAGCTCGCAAGGACGTGGTTTGCAGCTCCTACACATGATATGCATAGGCACTGTCTTCCTGGCCCAGGGAATGCCAAACAGCTGTGTGACAAGAGCAGTGCAGCCAGTGGTGCACCCCACTGAGCAACATTTGTGCTGTCTGAGACCTCATTGATACTCTCAGAGATGAAGGAAAATAGGGGCAAGGGGGAGGAGTAGAAGGGGAAATGGAAATAGGGACTGCAGGAAGGCTTTCACGGTGTTCTGGGGTCCACTGCCATACAGAACCCATTTCAGGGGAGGAGGGCATGGCATGGGGGGGGGAACAGGCTCAGGTGGGGAGATAACAGCTTCGATCTCTCTTCTGGATTTAGGGTTTACTGTCAATCCTGCGTAAACTGAAAAGCACCCCAGACCAGGAGGTGAGAATTCTCCTCTTGGGACTGGATAATGCAGGCAAGACCACACTCCTGAAACAGCTGGCATCAGAGGACATCAGCCACATCACACCAACACAGGTGAGGAAGGCCTTTCCCTGCCCTTGCAGTTCTTGTGGTCCCACCTGCCTTACTATACAAGGCACTAATGATTCAGCAGCGTGTTTTAGTAGAAGAGGGAGCAACTGGATCCTAGTGCACCAttgtttgtgtattttctgCGTAAGGGGAGGCTCTCTGAAGGAGCCAGAGCTGTCAGGTAGTGCAAAAGTGGATGAATGACATGGAGTTCTGCACAAGGCTTTTGTATCATGCTAGGGTTGCACACATGAGACTTCGTTCCTGTTGTCCTTGCCAAACAGGGAACGGTGCAGCCATTGGGCAAGCTCCTGTCTCTTTGCATCTTTCACCCAGCCAGTGCCAAGGGTCCTGCATATTCCAGCACTCCCTCTCTGGTGCCtcggggctggggagagggatgtCTCCcatcagcactgcagcatcGCTCCTGTGTTGACCAGAGGAGGTTGCTAGAGAGCTATGGGATGATGCATCCCCCTACCCCATAGCCGCCTCCCAAGGCTTCCAGCCCTGACACCCCAATTCCAAGCCCCAGTCCCCTGGGTGGTGTGGCAGCACGTTGCCAGCCCACGCCACATCCTGTTTTTCTACTTGAATGCACTTTCAATTGGTGCTCTAATTGCTGAAATGGACCCTTCAGACATGCAGCTGTTGCTCTTTTAAGCCTGGCATTAGCTGTGTCGTGTCGAATTGAGCTGAGACCTGTGGCTTCGTGTTAGCTGGGACTCTCTACTCGGCTTTCACAAGCTCAATCTTGCTTCTCACAGCGCCCTTGTTTTCTCCTTATCTGCACCTCTTCCTGCATCCACCCCGCTGAGCCTTCCCAGGGCACTAACTGCATCATATGTCTCTGTAGCCACGACAGTGTCAACCTGTGACCCAAGAACACTGGCAAACTGATGGTTTGGCGGCTGTGTTCACTTTCTCCAGGGACGCTCCCGCAGCTGATCCGTCTTTGTAGCTGCCCAGCCCATCTCACTGCACGTTGCAGGCATGGGGTATATAAGGTGTTAGTGTCTGCCTATGAACGTGCTCCAGCCGTTCGAGTTTATGCTCTGTGTGgctttgtttctgctcttcccAGGGCTTCAACATCAAAAGTGTACAGTCTCAAGGCTTCAAGCTGAACGTATGGGACATAGGCGGACAGAGGAAGATCAGGCCGTACTGGAGaaactattttgaaaacactgataTCCTTGTGAGTATTGGCTGCAATTGAATGCTGTGTTCATGCAATGGCTTTCCAAGGTCTCAGCCAGAAATTCAGGAACAAGTAATGTAATGTCCCAGTCCTCAGCAACACCATTGCCATTGTAACAGGGGTTATTATGAGTGAAATGGCAAGATTGGTTGGgtgcagcaagaaaaatacagtgatgtTTGGAGAAATCATTCAGTTGTATGTTTTTACTTTCACAGAATGGTGCTGGTTATAGCCAGTTCCTTTCATCTGAGTCTCCTTCAAATGAAACATTAATAACTTGTATTTTACCTATCTGTAGCTCCTTTCACTGTAGACTCTGAAGGCCTGTCGTGAGCATTGGTGACTTAAGCCTCATGCATAGAGGTAGGTCAGTATGGTGCCTTTATTTTCTAgttggggaaactgaggcacagcagaaTTAAATGCTGTGGCTGGCATCAGATAGGAAAGCTTCTAGCCAAGGGACACAGAGAGATcccttgtcttttcttttgcatctttAATCATAAGAATGTCCTTTAATGTTTTTGACAACTTAGCTGTAATTACCTTCCAATTAGCTGCAGATTAGTACAGTTATATTTACAGTGCAGGACCTTTGTGTTTCCATGCCAGAGCATGTTACCCTGGGACCGTCCAAGTGCTGTCCTGACTACTTTCAAAGATCACCTTTAACATGCAGCCACGTGTGCCAGGATGAAGGCAGGCTAGGGGCTCCAGgcctctccccaccccaagCAATGTTGTctgtgggaagagaaaaggcaagGTCTGCAGGGCTCCCATGGGAAAGCGGGAAGCTCTCTCAGAAAGACgcccttcctccctcctgtcacacacacatacttacTAATGTGTCAGGAGCTTCAGTGCACTTCCACAGAAGGAACAGCGCGACTATGAATAGGCCTCTTTACTCCAAGGCTCGTGTCAGGGTCCTGAAGTGCCTGACTGCGCCTGCAGGTTTAGAAAACATTGTCCAAATGAAGCTGTTATTTAAGTGGGACTAATGAGCCCGCAGTCAACTCTTTTACAGATCCTCCTGTTTCAGCCTGAATTTGGAATCTGATGTTTGGGAGCAGCCACCACAGCATAAACCTGGTTGGTTGCTTTTGCAAAGAGTAATGGTGAGATCTTCCTAGGGGAGAGGTCTGCGTTTGAGAAACCAGCAGGACACACTTCATGTGCTCCTCTGTGGCCATTGAGAAGGGGGACATGGCATGGCTGTGAGGTGACTGTGCCCATTGAGTCCaagctctgcagctgtgtgtggTGGAGAGGCAGTAGGTGTGTAGATCAAAGTCAACACTGCAAAGTAGCAGCTCGATCTTTGCCCACTATGGCAGGTGCTCAGGTTGCAGAGACTGCGCAACCACAAAACAGTATCTGGAAGACTTTGCTGGCAAGAGTAATGAGCTACACCAGCCTGCAGGCTTCCACCCTTCCCAGTGTGTGCTGCATGGGAGGTACAGGAATAAAGGTGAATTTGAAGACTGAAGGAGATGAAGGCAGTTGTTTTCCTTGctctcttcccaccccagtTAAAGCAATGTACAAAGAAAACCCTTCTTTTCATATGAGTAAGAAAATGGGTAGATAGAAGCAGAATCAGTTTGGTGGACGCAGCGGTGTGAATTCAGAGGGAGTAACTGGTGCACAGGTGGAGCTGAGCTCCACTGCTTGCACTCTGCTGACACCCAGTCCCAGACTGGGAACTGTCACTTCGTTAGTGCAGTGCTTTGCTATGTCCATATACACCAAAACCAGGATCAAGTATATGCTGATGACTCTCTCTGCCTTCTGCCAGCCTTCACCCCTGCTTTAGTCAGTAATTTTACCCTCTGACAAACCTGGTGCAGGTTGTGCATCTGTAAATTGAGCCAACTTATCCCTCATGTAATTTCTTCATCCAGTCCCACCACTTGCAATTTCTGCCCAACCCACTTActccaggttttgttttggcatgTTGCTGAAAGGAGGCACCCAACTTTATGGGAATTTCTTTCTCAAGCTCTGTTTCTCCGACATGGTGTACTCAATGTCTGTTCAAAGTGGCAAACCGTGCTGCTGAGCACCACAGCCAGAAACAGGCTCTTGCATGGCCCTGGCCATAGGACAAAGTTGGAGAGGAGATACACTACATTTCCCAGGACCCCCTGTTTCTGTATTCTCCTAAATTGTATtgcacaaagcagaaaggaCCCTCTAAAGAGCATTAAAAAGCAGGAAGTGATTGCAAATTCAAATCCATGCAGGTGCCTTTGAATGAGAGCTTGGTCTTGCATCACACACCTGTGATATTTGGAAGCTTAACCCAGGCAAATAAGGTGTGGATATCTCGCTGATTGCATATTCAGACAGGCACCTGCAGCTATTTGGCACAGTGCTTTCTGGTTTGGAAGTAGGCACTCCACACATACTTTACCTTGTCTGCGCTGTGCTTTTGTGGCTTTTGCCCCGAGCACTGTTGTCTCCAATTCTCGTCTTGCAAAACAGCTCCCTAGCAAGGAACAAACGGAGCAGTGCAGGAGAAAGCCTGTCTGGCTGGGACACGAGCTGTTCCTTGCCAGTTAGAGAAGCACCGTAATGTGGGAGGTGCTGCCTTTCTGTTGAGAATTAGCACTGGGCTACTGCATTCAGGTGTTGCTATGTCCTGATGTCCTGAAGGAGGACGGATGACAGTCTGGTTTCACCCCAGTTCACAACCGCCAGACTTGcagcttcttcctttctttcgGTTGTGTTTCTAACCCCAGATGGGATGCACTGGGTGGATGCTCAGGAGGGGTGGAGAGGACGGGCATAGCTGATACCGTATTGGTGCACGTGCTTGAGATCACACTGTGGGGAGAGGCTGTGTTGCTGTGTGTCACGGTGTGCCCACAGGCCTTTCCCCATCACATGGCACTGAGTGCGTGCATTGCTGACGCATCCCCACGCAGTTGGCCTAGCTCTGCCGCGTGTCCCCCAGCCTCTTGTCAGTGTGCATCAGCCTGGCCCTGGGAGAACTGCAGACCCCAAGTGATCAGCAGAGAGGTCTGAGAGGTTGCTGCGTTACCTCCTCAGGGCTGGCATACAGATTCTGCTGCTGCGCATTTGGTCCCATTTCAAACAACTCTAACACTGCTCATTAAGGGAGTGCCTGCAGTTTAATAGATATTGCTGCTAGAGATCCTCCCTCCCCCTACTATTTGGTTGAAATTATCCTGGAAGCATGGAGTCTTATGCTGAGACTGCCTGCAAAGATGCCATTTATCTTGATGGTGGGGTGCTGTGCTCATCTATTCCCTAAAAACCAGGCTGACACTTGCTCCCTGTAAGCCACCAAAGGGCATGCAGATGACATGCTAGCAGCTTCAATCACCGCTGATGGGGAGTGGCAGGGACTGGAAGCAAAGTGCTCAGGGTTTGTCACCAGTCCTGTCCCTGTCTGCTGTCCCAGTGCCCGCCTTCCAAAACCTTCCCAGatcaaataatggaaaaaaggGGTACCAGGCTATTGTTGCCTCAGTATTATACTCAGGTTCCCTGTTTCTTTAGATGTGATTTAATAATTGTGCACTCTGAACTACCATAGCATTGCTGTGGGAAGGAGGGTGGCTGGACTTACTAATTACATATTTAGGGGGACCTTTGAGGAGCCCTTTAGCCTATGCAGCCCTAGAGCTGCTTTCACTGAGAAAGcttatttatatttacagaaagaaatcGGCACGTGCTTGGACAGGGTGAAGACCCCTTCCTAAGGCAGGGAGTGTGCATGCTGGGAGATCCACCCTTCTCATAGCAGCGGACAGGTGTCTGATTGGGACCTCTTTGTGGACCATGAGATGTGGTGCTCAGCCCTAAGAGGGTGGCAGGACTCTGCTGTCAGTCTTTGTGAGCCAGTTGCTCCCTTGTCTTCTCCATCGTCCTGGTGAACAAGCTGGCAGCTAAAGATGGAGTCTTGCAGGCTGGAGCCAGCCCTCCTTCACCGCCACCTGTTCCAGAGGTTGCAGTAGAATCACCTGATGGAGGGGAACTCGGTGTCCCCAATATATTCATATGCCCGCTGAGTGCCATTGTGTGCCTTGGTGGCTTGTTGAGGAGGTGATGTGTCTTGCTAGAGGGCAGCACGGCATAGTCACAGCAGTGCAGTGCCTATACGCTGTTTGCTAGGGTGAAAGGCCATGTCTGGCTCCCCAGGTTTTGCTCTCCTGTGTTCAGCTTGTAAGCCAGTTATTTGAAAAGATACCAGGCAGTCTCCTGTTCTCTTCAGATAACAGATACTGTGGAGATGGTGAGAGCATCCCCAGTAGTGCCCCCAGCTCCTTTCTGATCTATGTAGCTGGCCACCCCCCTCAGCGTTAAAAGAGGTGGTTTCTCACCTTTCAGAACACCATGAAGTTTTGTCAACATTTGCTATAAATAATACTGGGGATCTTTGTGCCCAAAAGCATAATTACTAGGCTCAGCTCAGTTAAGCACATAATGCTGTGGAAGAGTGTCTTCTGGGAAGAATAACTTTtcctctcatttctttttcagatctaTGTCATTGACAGTGCAGATAGGAAGAGGTTTGAAGAAACGGGTCAGGTAAGTTACTTATGCCCAGCTTCCTTTGAAGTaattcagtgctgctgagtGCCCCTTGCTCGATAAAGTTAGGAAGATGATTTTGTTGTTTATGAGagaaatttgcatttcaagAGACTTGCCTTTCAACATCAATGCAGATTATTTTGGTAGACGTGAAACAAGTAAAATAGGTAGCCTAATTCCGTTTAAACAGAACGGTTTTAATTAAAGTTATACAATAATAGCAAATGGAGCCTAATACTAAAAGCAAAAACTTCTCTAAGTCCTTTAAACCTTGCCAAACCAAGACCCTGAGGAATcctattttcttatttacaaaGTTGAAATGGAAATCATATTGACTTGATTGTCTTTTGGatgtaattgaaaaaaaacaaaacctaagaACTTTGTAACTAGGACTGGCCAGAAAATAAGATTTCCGTTCTGGaagttttgaatgttttgtaacattttgcattttaggATGGAACAAAAATAGGACTTTTGaactttcttttgtaaaatCCAGAAAGTGACAGTGTCCCAGAATAGCTAGCAACAGATTTACCACCACCCCCCTGCCCAGAAATGGGAGATTTGGTTTAAAGCCCTCTGTTCTGCCTGATTTGAAGGAGGCCCTTGATCTTTTGCCTCTCAAATATCATGAACACCTCCTAACAGCAGAACTGTTGGTTGTTCTAGGGGTGGGGGAAATCTTTCCCCTGATGGagctatttcattttatatcagtaattaaatattcattgggcaaaagagagggagaagcagaagcTTAGAGCACTTGCCTTAGTCGGGCGGAGTCAGCCTGGACCCCTCATATTTCCGCAAACACTTTTGGTTTCAATAAATCAGCTGTCAGATGAAAGACctattttgttgaaaaattcCCAGCCATGGGAGTTTATAACTCCATTCTCTTGTCCTGGTTTCCAAACCAAACATTGCTTTTTGGGGGATGGAGTCAGATTTCCACTGCAGTTTAGCATCTCCCTGACTGCATTCATTTAATCCAAAAGTTTCTAGCCTGTGGATGGAAGATGTTAGGACTATCTGAGAGCATGAGACCTTCCCAGCTAAATAAGGAGCCACAAAAATATCATGTACTCATCTATCTGCAACGCCAGCACTCCCTACAGGTTCAAGTTCTGCTGGGTTTGTCATATGTTCACATAGAGAAGTGACTTGAGACTGTGTGCTAGTTTCACATGAGGCCATTGCACAACTCTAGACATGAAGTATTTCAGCCATCATGGATCCACTGCAGATTTAGATTTGAGCTATTAAAAGAATCTCTTTGAGTCACCCAGTTTTGAATGAGCAAACCCATTTCAAGATGCCACCCAATGTGTGCTGTGCATATGGAGCCAGATTCCAGCTAGTAGAAGCTGATCTATCTTGTCTTCAGCTAGCTGATGCCTTCAAAAGCATCGGCACTTTCTTGTGGGATTTCcattttgggggagggggggaagtcCTTTCCTGCTCAAATTTCAGTGTATAAAACTTGGAACAAAACCCTGAAACTCATTGTTAGCAAAGATATCAGGGCTGGTGTCAGTGGCTGCTCAGGTACAAATGCCAGTCAGGCAATAACTTAAGGCAGAGCCCTCATACTGCCAATTTAcatgttttttgctgtttcatcaATTTTGGTCTCCTGGGAGCAGGGACTGGTAAAACACAGTTGTAGCATTTAAGGCAACTGCTAATTTCAGACCAAGATGAAGATTTTTGTAACCTGTAATTGGAAGAAATCACTTTTGAACCTTGGGCAGAGATGATTGTATACATTTTTGCTCTTATAATAAGATCTAGGTTTCACTGGAACACACTCTTCTAGCATTTGCCctaaatatatttctaattaGAGACAACCACTGGTGGTTGAAGGTTTCCTTGCCTTCCCTCTCTCtatcttccccccaccccattccCTTGTAAATGATACAGGAGCTGGCTGAGCTTTTGGATGAAGAAAAGCTTAGTGGAGTCCCCGTGCTCATATTCGCTAACAAGCAGGATTTGCTGACAGCTGCCCCTGCTTCGGAGATTGCTGAGGGACTGAACCTACACACAATTCGGGACAGAGTCTGGCAGATCCAGTCTTGTTCTGCTCTTTCAGGAGAGGGAGTACAGGTAAGGCTCTGGAGACGGCTTGCTGTGCCAGCAGGCCATCTCTAAGAGATTGTTGTCTGTTGATCTGTAGGGTGGGCTGGACCGGCTATCTTCTGAAGCAGGGTCAGTGCAGCCAGAACCCTTGCAGCACAGAATGCAGAGGGCGGGCGCGTGTCTTGTTGCCTGTGCAAAGGGAAGGGGGAGTTGCAGGTCCTTGGGATCTCTCCAAccctgggaaagggaagagtgGTTGCCTCCCCACCCAGGACCCATTGGCTGGGCCAAATGAAGACgctgatgtattttaaagggACTGCTGTCAGattaattttcacaaaacaatTTGTCTTTTACTGTTAACCCCTTTGACTGTTACAAAAGTGCACTTTAGAAATCT
The Falco naumanni isolate bFalNau1 chromosome 9, bFalNau1.pat, whole genome shotgun sequence DNA segment above includes these coding regions:
- the ARL3 gene encoding ADP-ribosylation factor-like protein 3 — translated: MGLLSILRKLKSTPDQEVRILLLGLDNAGKTTLLKQLASEDISHITPTQGFNIKSVQSQGFKLNVWDIGGQRKIRPYWRNYFENTDILIYVIDSADRKRFEETGQELAELLDEEKLSGVPVLIFANKQDLLTAAPASEIAEGLNLHTIRDRVWQIQSCSALSGEGVQDGMNWVCKNVNAKKK